The Larimichthys crocea isolate SSNF chromosome XII, L_crocea_2.0, whole genome shotgun sequence region GTTTTTCTTTACACCCACAAGTTCTTCTTAAAGTCCCACATAGATTTGGAAAACAGTCGTGAACTGGCACAGAAAcaatagaaagaaacaaaccCACAGATTCATGTTCTGCTTTTGATTATCATAAAAAGTGTCACTGTTTTCTGGCTCCAGTATGACCTTGAGTTGCACTTGAACAAAGTCAGATGGTAGAGAGACGTGAGGGCATGTGGAATTTGATAATCTCTGGCACAGagcactcatttttttttcattgttggcCAGACGGATtatgcatatacatacatgcacagcTCATTGAGAATAAGATGGCTTTTACTTTTAAGTAAGAATTAGCTGCTTAACCGGatcatatttttcaaaaatagGATGTATTGTGAATCTGAAACCTTTTTCGGGAAGCTAATCTCTTAATCTTCAACagaatcattaaaaatgtgaaattgtgAAAGATTAGCTCATGAACGCCTGTCGCGCAGCCGTTCAGTCAGCATTTTGTTCCTCCTCTTGTATCCGTACTACTCTGTCTCAAATATCTTGCTGTCAGTTGTAttgatgtctctttttttttttttctccgttgTCACCTCCTGTCTTTAcccccacctctccctcccACCTATCTCAGGTGTCATTTCGGTATCACTGTCAGTTGTACTCGGAGTGGAGGAGGACCAATCAGAAAGTGCGCCTGCTCATGCCCGACATGAAAGGGGCACACACCACCCAGCGTTCTGTGCCGACCAAGTCGACCAAGAAAATGACTGATGAGACCATCGTATGAGTGCAGAGTGGTGCCGAGAGGAATATTTAAAACGACGCCCACTGAAGcactctctttaaaaaaaaaacaacaaaaaaaacaacaaaattaatcATATTAATGAACCTTTGCACTTCATATGGACCATTCTGAGAGGAGAGAGCtactttctccttctgtttttttttttttgtttgtttgttttcttttttttctctcttattgaAGCACTTGATGTAAACTACTACGGTATTGGCCGAACCACAAAAAGTGGTTTTGGAAAGAACTCATTCCGGAgtcattgttgatgttgaaaCACAGAGTTGTCACTGGACAGCCAGTGCTGGGATGTGAACTACATGAACACATGGACAATGGACTAACCAGCCCAACTGTATGTCTGTGACACAAACTTATGAAATACTAAGACACAAGCTAATGTAGCAGGATATAACTGATTCAGCATGCTACTACAGTATAATATGAAACATATTCACTACCTATAATTCCCCCCATGCCCCCTTCACAATGTATTTAGCTGTTTTTGAACAACGGGCCACCAGTAGCCCGGCAGAGGATAATAATCTAAAACCATGATTGACGAAGTCTATCTGTGAATATTCATTCTTGACGAGCAAACTTCATACTTCTCTATAATCTGAACCCTTTTAAAGTTTCCTGGTAAAGCTTTATCATTGCTGACTGAACAGTGAAAATCAAATCCTTCTCCTGTTTAGACAACAGGCATCACATATTTATCACACTTGTCACGGGGTCAGTGAAGACAGTAGTGTATGGGATAACGCCACCTGCAGCCGTTAAACGTGCAGTGCAGGTACTGTTATTATGTAATCTACAAGGAAATAGTATTGAAGGTGTGGAAAAGTGTTTACATTCTAATTGGATGACGTCTCTACTATTGTCATAAAAGTGCATTAGCAAACAACCTTGTTCCACTTGTAAATGCACCATTCATTAATTGAGCTGCCTAGCAATGACCAAGTAGTTGTGCCCTACATCACAAGAGATGCAATTTTAAATAGAAGAGATACCAGTGTTCTGAATAGTGAGATTACACACTTTTGTCCgatataaaaacagatgtaCCAGGGCAGGCTGGTACTCGGTAAAGGtgcaaaagagaaaatgtgttctGAGATGTCAATCAATGTATGCAGCATATGCTAAACAAagtattttgtgttattgtagTCTTCCTGCTGCATTCCCTGAAAGTTGGGTTATTGTGCAATAAAACATGAGGGACTCCTGGACTGTGGATGTGGAATGTGACTCGTCAGCTGGTTTTAGGTGTTTCAGCTCCTAATGATCTTCATGTGGTCTTGggaaataatatataatgatCAGTCACTGTGGAGGTCACGCCCTGagattttatcattttgttgtGTCAGTTATGCCTGTAACATTCATTATTTCTAGTGTAGTCGCAGtgataattattataatatgaaTATGACATTTACTCAAGTGTTCTATTTAAGTACAGTTTCGGGTACTTTAAAACGGAAATATTCATCTACTACTTATTTTCAGATTAAGATtatacatgaaaacatacatgtttATAAATTACAATACATTCCTGGTTCCCATTCTGTTTTGGCTCATGATGCACTACaaaaaaagcagtgtgtgtttttggggaCATTTAATAGGAATTGCACCAGCTCCACCAAAGAAAAAGTTTCCCCTTTAAATTTCTCTGATCATATAaagttttattagtttatttgaGACCTAAAGATAGTTCACAAAAAAGTAAAGATTCTGTTCAATACCCCCCAAAAAAGGAATACAAATGTGAATACAATGTGTagcaagttttctttttttcatggcCCCTGTAATCACCTCACAGCTAATGATGCAACAAGTCTACATTTTAATGGTATTATTATACAGCAGTTTGAGTAAAAATTCCAGGTTCTCCATTTCACCTTcataatgtattcatttatttcattttaacactACACATgagcatttttgtttgtttttgcagttttagtaAAAATGAAAGGACACGAAAACATCTCTAATGCAGGTGTTGTGCCCTTGAGCCGATTACATGGTGAGTGTTACATTTATAAATGGTACAATGCTCCTTTTCCAGCTTTGTTGCCATTAGTTTAAGTTGCTCACTCCTAATTGATTTGTACGTAACAGAAACAATAGTGTAGCTGACCCTTtaaaaattgacattttaaaccatGGTCAATAGTGAAATTGGGTAACAGCTGAATCACTACTGACAGCTCCTTGCAAGTTATCTTGTGAGCCTTTGGAGGCCTCGGTTGGGAACGACTGGACCTAAAAAGATAAGATTATTTGTGTATAAAGTAGATAAAAACTAGCTCCACCTTGACCTGAAACGACACTAGAGTACCACAATCTAATAATGTAACTGGTATCTAGAACACATACGTGCGTTACAAGGTGATCCATGGATAAGGTCACTGTGCAGTTGCAGTATgtcattttgtgtatgtgcaaaaAGACCACGAGGACACAGCACAACATAATATTgtaaaatttaatttcatggCATTAATATAATGTATGTGAGCAGACAAGctatcaaaatcaaaacaaacaaaaaaaaagaatatattttacacaaaatgaaataagCATCAGCAGCGTCACAACCACTTTTGAGATGAGGACtgaatgaggaagaggaaaagccCAAAAACAGGACTGCTGGTACAACTGAAACAAGCAGGATTCAAAGCCCAGGCCTCCAACATGTGGCAATAACTGTTTACCAGGGAGATATCAAGGCTTTTAAGGTCTCAGGCAAAGCTATTCACTTACACTATCATGGATAACTGTGGTAGCTACTTAAGCAGTACCATCAGTCCTGTTTTTGCACTGGGATGTAGCAGATTGTACCTGGGTCAGATTAGAATTTGAAATCAAGTCAAACACCTCTTTTCTGAGATTGATCGTTTATGGCATAACGGAACTGACCCCACCAATCTAAAAAAGTGCAGACAATATTGCACCCCAGGCAGATGGAAGCACACCAGCTATGTGGATTTCAATTAATAATCAACCCAGGTGAGGAGGGACGGTTGCCTTAGGTTACAGGTTCTGACAGCACTGCAGTTTGCTCCCCCTCTGGCCGTCTGTGGTGGGTGGCACGCTGATGTCCACCACGTTGTTTCCTGGGGACTCGTCATGGGCAGACCGCTCAGCAATCTGTTTCTGCGAGACGATGCGgtagatttctgtttttttttaaaaagacgaaataagttattttgttgttttttgataCTTGACAAATAAAGCAGAACATTCCACTGTAAGAGGAAGTTACACAAGTACAGTTCAATTCAGTTGCCAGAGATAACAAATATCTTGCAGTTGCAAATAAATTCTCTCTGTTAATATCAGTAGCCAGTATGATTATGCTCTCAGTTCTTATGTCACATCGAGGTTTAGCACCTGAACACACGTTTGTTCACAAGCATACCTGTAAGGATATTCTTGAAGGCTTCTTCAACGTTTGTTGAGTCCAAGGCTGAAGTTTCTATGAATGACAGATTGTTCTTCTCTGAGGagtacagaaagaaaacatacaagtttaatatttataataacacCCAGTGACAAAggtgaatatacagtataataagaGGAGAGTAAGAGAATTACGTATTGTTTTGTACCACCTTCAGAAAAACGGGTCTAGTTATAGTTTCTATGATCACGTACTGAAGCAGTACTGtaacaaatatcaaatatctttaaaaactacacacacaataaacaaatgtgaaatctataaatgtaagaaaaatctataaaatccCTCCTCTTGCTATAATGTTTTGCCTTTTTCCTATGTCTTTTTGTAAGTTCCAGTACCTGCGAAGGCCCGGGCCTCGTCTGTGGGCACGGCCCTGAGGTGGCGCAGGTCGCTCTTGTTGCCAACCAGCATGATGACGATGTTGTTGTCGGCATGGTCCCTCAGCTCTTTCAGCCAGCGCTCCACATTCTCATAGGTCAAGTGTTTGGCTATGTCATACACTAAAAGCGCCCCCACCGCTCCTCTGTAGTATCTGTAACAGGAACAAAGATGACAGGAAGCGTGAGGGTGTGAAAGGCGTAATATGTTGCATGTACACTGAACTAATCCAGAATATACAGGAGTTAGTACAATATGCAGCCTGTCCTACTGTACTAAATATTGTTGGATGTCATGTTAACGTGTTACAATCAGATTCCCAGTGTCTCATTCAGCAAATATACCAGCTGTtatgagattttattttgtatttttcttaaatCTACCTCTCTGTGAGATATAAAGTTCTGATGTGTGCTTTCTAAAACTTGCAGACACTctgattttacatttacactgaacttgtttgacatttaacagATGCACTTAAGTATCTCAGGCACTGAGAGGGCTGCCTGGTGTTCTGCGTCTAACTCGCCTCACTCGCTCAAGTGTTTCTGAGCAGTATGTATGCTTATCATTGATCAAAAGTGCCAACTACCTCTCTAACTTAATGTTGTGGAACATATCTAAAGATCTTCCTCATTTGAAGTGATCTTATCTTGAGGATAAAGTGTCAATTGGAACTGAAGTATTTCCCCACTCTGAGGGGTTTCAGATGACAGGTAGGACTATCTGCACTGCACAGAAGTGGACTCACGCCGAGGTGATGGCTCTGTAGCGCTCCTGTCCTGCTGTGTCCCAGATCTGAGCCTTTATCGTCTTGCCGTCCACCTGAATGCTGCGTGTGGCGAACTCCACCCCGATGGTGCTCTTACTCTCTAGGTTGAACTCATTCCGCGTGAATCGAGAGAGCAGATTGCTCTTCCCCACGCCCGAGTCCCCAATTAACACAACTGTGGAGGataagagagggagggatggaaggaaAAGATGAGACAAGAGATTGTATACTCAGTGTGTGATGGGCGAGGTAGGGGAAAGGCTACATATATTAATAGAGCCCAGAAATGTTGATATTGCATAAAACAGTACCTGAAAACTTTAACAGAGCCCAGgggctttgtgttttgtgatttatgggatatgaaaaacacacatttctactGTAAAGTATGAGTGCAGAAAAGTACAAAACACAAGGCTTAAGTCAATACGTAATCTTTGTGTTACAACCCATTAGTGCCTGAGAATCTGCCTTTTAAATTCATTACAGCTTTAAACTTAGCAAAAAGAATAATTTTGGAAAATTTCTGACCTATTTCAAACAGTTTCTCAGCACCAAAATATGAtaattcatgtgttttgtattgAACAATCTGTATGTCTGTATCTTTCCTcactcgtaaaaaaaaaaatcaaattaaaaaacattctttTAGTTGTCTGGTATATCCAGCCTTGTGTTGAGTGTGTAGAGAACCACTCACATAAAGAAAGAGGGTAACCAGCTAAAAACAACACGTGTCCATTAGTAACCAACCACCTAAGACCATGAAGAGGTGCGGTTATTGAATTAATGCCATCATCCTCCCATCAAATAACCCAAACAAGAATTAAAGTCTGAAGGATTATCCACTAAATAAAGAGGGAGGTGATTGAGTTGGTGATGGCAGAAGCACAAAAAAAGGTATCTAAATAATGGAGTAACAAGGGAAGAGCAGAATATGCTCAGCTGAATAAATGAAGGGCTTTGCTTTTCACGCTGCAACTTCAAATCAAGAGTTTAGCCCGACTAAAAGACCCTGATGGTGGTGATAAAAGAACGGGTAGGAAGGCTTGACATTTATTTACCAACTCTCATTAAAATCTTTCTTTCAGATTCAAAAGCCAAGAACTGCAAGAACTACAAAACATCTACAAGCACAAGTTCACTACAAAGTCACAGTGGAGTAGCAGCTCTGCATCCACAGCACAAATCAAACCACATGGATTGATTATTAACAGCCCTTCCCTTGCACTGTATTGTTTTCAGTTGTATTAAATGAGACAGCAGAGTGAGGAGATTGATTAGGCTCATGGACCGGGGGCTGATCTGGTATCAGGACCAGGGGCTGGAGGTGGCTTGCTgttcacagctgcagcagcagcagcagcagcagcagcagaggtggagcccttttgttttctctcccttcGACAAAAGGAAATAGAGCCGAACTTTGTCCCTGTCGACATCTTGCTGGCCCTGGCTGCAGGAAGCTGATAACAGGGCTTCATCAAAACCTGAATCGACAGTTTCAGGCCGCCTTGCCCTTCCTGTTTCGGCCGGGTACACAGACGATGGCTCGGGaagagagacatagacagagagggagggaggagagggagagagagcccTCGCCTCCGGCAGATGCCCTATTCATCCCACAGAGGATACTTTGTTACAGCTAAATGGCCCTTTGGCTTATACAGGCCCAGGATGTTAATGTGCCACAGGAGCTGATAGCACGATCAAAGGGAGGCATTCTGGATCCAACTGAGCTCTGAAGATAAACATGGACCTGAGTCTGGTGCTGCTTCAATCTGTCTGCATCAAAGTGATCAGACctattgattatcaaaataataacaCCAATACATATAAAGTTATGAGCATTTTCAGTGAGAGCTGGATGAGTAACAATCATCTGCATGAAGCTTATTGATCAATAGAGGCTAATAAGGCCTTAAATCAATTTCATGAGGTGGAATGAGtaagaaaacaatcaaatgccattcaataaatgaaaacaaaaaaagtgctCCGAGAAAAGACCACCAGCTCTCTATGAGTTGATGAAAGTTTAATACAATAGGCTGAGCACGGATAGGGTGTTGCATCCTATACCTATAAATAAGGCTGCAGGCGTTGTAGTGTTACAATGACAGcattatgttgaaataacagCAACCGATCATCATCCGGGCAGTTTCTGAGAAAAATACATGAGCTCTGAGAAAATGCAGATATATAATCAGCCAACATGACAACACGATATGAGATTTATAAGCATTTATAAAGCTTAGCTTCGTCGGTGAGAGCCTGTGGAAAAGAAGGGGGGAATgcagtcatcttttttttttttttttttttttttttttttacctttgaaCAAGAAATCGTATTCATCGTCTCGGTTCCCCATTCTAGACGAGGCCGCTCCAACGCTTGTCTCCGGAAGAGGGTGTGTGAAAAGTATGGGTATGAATTGTCGTTATATGCCAGAAAAATATGGGAAAGGTTTGTGCTGGAGACTCTGCGCCAGTTTTGGCTGTCAAGGCGAGCTGGCCGCAGAAGGAGAGAGCTCCCAACTctgcagagggaggggaggagtcCCTGCACCTCAAATACCTTCCTCACGGGGGCGCTCTTTACTGGCATGCCAGCAGATAGACTGTTTACAGACATACATTCATTCTGAATGAAAAGAATAACAAGGTCAGGCCACAAAGGATGTTCACAATTTTAATTTGTTACGTGCAGTTTTTACCTACTCTGAATTGATTTAAGAAACCACATTTGAGAGGTAAATAACACGCAGTTTTaatacacaacaaaaaaagtaagGAAAGAAATTATagtaaaaatctaaatcaagTTGCATTTCAACTGaagatgaaacaaataaaaacaaatatgtatgCCTGTGTATGTAGCTTGTTTATATCATAGATACACTAGTTAAAACTAGTTCTAAgagaatttgttttttatgtcattgtttgatatatttatattttatgtctttaggtctttttgttttttctttcatgttattttttgtAATGTATTTGTTGTTATAAAATGTAGTGGGTTTTTTTAGCCTGcctaagtattttttttttcagtaaaaaactgacagccagaattttaccgtaataaatacggtataactttttctaatattacaatAAAAGGATATTACCACTGTTGATTTTATGGTTAAGGCTgattttttattctatattttacagtataaattaaaaaatcataCAATTGACTTTCTTATAGAAATACTATATGAATGCCATATAAACTAATGGTTTTGCCATTAACTATGACAGTGTCATTTAAAGTAtttctttattctgtataaattcccttaaaatggcatataaataaaggttttcccATCAattatgaatgtgttttaagatgacaaaaaggaaaggctgtttgaaaaaaagaaagaaagtggaaaCCTCTGAAGATCTTGGATGAAAATCAGGCGGTTTGCATATAAGTAAAAAGCAATCAATCAAGCAATCCTCTCAGACAGGCCACACTAGATTGCAATCATCTTAATAAAATGAAGACTTTAGAGACAAATGACAAACTAAAACAGACGATAACATatgttaataacattttttaaatgatattgcAAGTCAAGTTCTCAAACTGTGCATTTGTAAAGAGTCCCCGCACACACCTGGGTGTCACATTTAGATTTCTCTGTTGGTTGCAGTTACTTTAATAACTTACTTGGACGAGCAAGGTCACAATggtctttttttcatattacatATCCACAATTAGAGTTAACTTCAATGTATAAGAGAAGGTATAATAAGGTCTTGTAAGTAAAGGACTCCATATGCACCAGTAGTGAATCCTTGTGATATATTTTCTGACTTAAAACTATACATTCATATTAAACCCGGATGCAATATCctgaattaaaatattaacatCTTATTGAGTGAGACAGTTTAGTGTCACTTACAGAATAAATCTAAGTCATAACGCTGACCTGCTGACAGCTGGCCCCGCCCACAAccccaccagctctgctcctATTGGTCCAGCGGAAGGTCAGCTGCTGCACCAAGGATGCACGTGCGTCTCCGCGCATTTCAAGATCAAGATGGCAGCCTCCGTGTGTCGGTGCTACGAGGTTAGACGATCATACATGTCCTTTACCGCAGCTCCTAAGAGTCCACGAGATATTTTGATGAAGGGAAGAGTCACACACGGGCTTTGTTAATTATCTCTTCGCCTCTAGTCATGTGGAGGAGGTTTCATAGGGTGTTTTTTGTTCAGCTTAGAGAGCGAGGTGTCGGTTAGGAAAGGCCTTGTTGCGTCAGATGGACGGCATGTTCTCGTTGACATAGCAACGGATAAAAAGAACGTTTAGTTTTAGGTTTGTAGGtttagagatgtgtgtgtgagcgggcTTAAAACCAGTGACCTCTGGTTAGAAAGCGAGCCTGCAGACACCGTCACGTAACGTCATGTCACTGACTGCTTGTCATAAAACCAGCAGATATAATAACGTGTGATACATACACAGGTGTTATATAATACCGGTGTCACAGCACATACTGTGACTCAGTGCTAATGTTATTTTCATACCAAAAAAATGGTGTCCATAGTGTTTAGATAAGGTGTCTGATTTTCAACATTGAAGTCACCTTTTGCCATATTAATGACCCTAAAGTTTAGCATTGTACAtggtaaatattataaatgtttgtatttgaaaagGACTAAATATCATCTGGTTAGATATTAGTGCTTTATACTGTTTTAGCAGTCAGTGCTATATACTTCAGCAGTGACAATACAGGTCAGATTTCTACATGGGTCACAGTGTAGCAGCACCATAGCCACATAAATGTCATCACTTAATAATAAATCTACTACCCATAGAGGTAAGgacagacaataaaataaaggaacacatgaatatatatataataagatgCAAATACAGATTTATAGTGCCTGAAATAACAAAGCATCCTATcatttaaattgttgtttttttttaatcaatattgAATAAGATGATTGGAGCTTCAGTGCTGCTCAGGTGCCTGTGTTTTACTAAGTTTGACTAAAGTGAATGTTACAGATCCGGTAGCTCTGTTATGTCATGGGTGGCCGTTTTTCTTGCATGTATTAGTTTCTCTTGTCCCCTTAGAGGGAAGGATTGCTGGATGAAAATGTCCGTATCCACAGGGCGTGAATCAGGAATAGCGGggtcactgaatggtttgatgGTCAACCCAGCTGAATACTTACCAACGTGTTAGACAGCGCTCTCAAACGTAACTATCACGACTCATAGTCAGGGATCGTCTTTTGAAAGAATGGTGTTAATCCCTCTAATGTTACTAACTTTACCTAGATGCAAACTATGCCCTGCAAACACCCAAAACATTTGGTAAATGGAGTTTTTACAAGTAGCATCACGTCAACATGACTCCTGTTTTGCCTGCATTTTCCTATTTTAAATCCTTTCTCGTTATTTTGTTGGCACGACTCATTAATATCCCATTAACCACCTGTCACTCCTCTATCCACTGCAGTGTTGGCACAATTGATGTTTGTTACTGACCAtttctccctctatctctctctctcccgctctctctaTTCTAGCTGGTTGGCAGACGTGCCTTGGCCCTCTGCTCTCGGCCTTTGGTCTCTTCGGTGTGGAGAGGAGATGCCTACAGGATACATGGGAGCCCAGCTGCAGCTGTGCAGGTACACACTGACAAGCTCACCATTCACCTTTAAATAATACACATACTCATTGTCAGTTACATCAAAGAAAAGTCAGTTGTTTGTGTAACTTTAATGCGTTAATTTAAGTTAGGAAGGTTAAAGATGGTTTTACTTATCTGATTGCATTGCCCCATTTTTAGAAATTTCCTTCGTTCTTACTAAATAGTACGTGGACTCTGGTTTATTGTATCTCTGAATGTCACAGATAAAGACTTCCCAGTGGAAATATGTGAATCTGTTCACTCTATCTATGCGTCTGTCCTGTCTAACTGAAGTCCTACTTTCTGTTTGCCTCATTAGGTGCGATATGCCTCGGGACGTAAAGGTTTCCTGGGAGAATTTGTGGATAACCTGCGTCAGGAATTCAGTAAGAATCAGGAGATGAAAGACAACATAAAGAAGTTCAGAGAAGAAGCCAAGAGG contains the following coding sequences:
- the LOC104920980 gene encoding ras-related protein Rab-11B; protein product: MGNRDDEYDFLFKVVLIGDSGVGKSNLLSRFTRNEFNLESKSTIGVEFATRSIQVDGKTIKAQIWDTAGQERYRAITSAYYRGAVGALLVYDIAKHLTYENVERWLKELRDHADNNIVIMLVGNKSDLRHLRAVPTDEARAFAEKNNLSFIETSALDSTNVEEAFKNILTEIYRIVSQKQIAERSAHDESPGNNVVDISVPPTTDGQRGSKLQCCQNL